One window from the genome of Pseudalkalibacillus hwajinpoensis encodes:
- a CDS encoding DUF2515 family protein, with product MKSLLTFFPPQKKKSLSATLMYELKHASKTHSTPPSLSAEEQQLVLAIREKTERANANNVTRTKAYLNFFFQHPEIHWAFLAHLVSRNAGWTMTDLQGEYLPHLLSVDQQISFFSFLERGNWLIFQDAYPQLLVYQESIKRRKPLFHLLSAFHVSSFMNVVWRRFWIEKDCDILSTALIINEQHYIDSRIIKNDVFHQSVFKTLPFQLQNVFNMNVILFPRNHNTSIQLIGETANHFLYVKERIHLGKRLYQILFSKQEIFNAILDWASHHPHTGSRKDFWPHFFHPVKEGIPGEKRTMEKCMLTEGPRIYSPLLSVWKEVSHEPPNREDWFTNDSALSLFSLPAPDWTGNVAKTYCHSIECLEKLCRI from the coding sequence GTGAAATCCTTATTAACTTTCTTTCCACCACAAAAGAAAAAGAGTCTATCTGCAACTCTCATGTACGAGTTAAAACACGCAAGCAAAACTCATTCAACTCCCCCGTCTTTATCTGCGGAGGAGCAGCAGCTCGTTCTAGCCATTCGTGAAAAAACAGAGCGTGCAAATGCGAATAACGTCACTCGAACAAAAGCTTATCTGAATTTCTTTTTCCAACATCCAGAAATTCATTGGGCTTTCCTTGCCCATCTCGTATCTCGGAACGCAGGATGGACAATGACTGATCTACAAGGTGAATATCTCCCCCACCTATTATCAGTAGATCAGCAGATATCCTTCTTCTCTTTTTTGGAACGAGGAAACTGGCTTATTTTTCAGGATGCCTATCCTCAGCTTCTTGTTTATCAAGAAAGTATTAAAAGAAGGAAACCACTTTTTCACCTACTATCTGCTTTTCACGTCTCTTCTTTTATGAATGTTGTTTGGAGAAGGTTCTGGATTGAAAAGGACTGTGATATCCTTTCAACAGCTCTGATTATCAATGAACAACACTACATCGATTCACGCATAATAAAGAATGACGTCTTCCATCAGTCAGTTTTTAAAACATTGCCTTTTCAGCTACAGAATGTTTTCAATATGAACGTGATATTATTTCCGAGGAATCATAATACCTCTATTCAGCTAATTGGTGAAACAGCCAATCATTTTCTTTATGTTAAGGAACGGATCCATCTTGGAAAGCGTCTCTACCAGATTCTCTTTTCTAAGCAAGAAATCTTCAATGCCATTTTAGATTGGGCATCACATCATCCACATACTGGTTCACGAAAAGACTTTTGGCCACATTTTTTCCATCCGGTAAAGGAAGGAATACCGGGAGAAAAGCGCACCATGGAAAAATGCATGCTAACAGAAGGGCCGCGTATTTATAGCCCTCTTTTATCTGTTTGGAAGGAAGTCAGTCATGAGCCTCCCAATCGAGAGGATTGGTTTACAAACGATTCAGCCCTGTCCCTATTTTCGTTACCCGCTCCTGATTGGACAGGAAACGTCGCGAAAACCTACTGTCACTCAATTGAATGCCTCGAAAAGCTCTGTCGCATATAA
- a CDS encoding HD domain-containing phosphohydrolase, with amino-acid sequence MSHGRLKRELHSEELLEIIFDYASRITIENNPDRLLMLMADMGRDMTVADRCTLWLYDEKTDELLARIPHGMEKIRVPATSGLVGYVYQTANSLVIDDAYEDKRFCAELDVKTGYRTKSVMMIPLMNKLNQRLGVYQVINKLTADEVFTAQDVKYLRLAASYTAQALEAVLTNIEMEEAQREIIFKMGEIGEVRSKETGAHVKRVAEYAKFLAMKCGLSEEEADLIKVASPMHDIGKVAIADAILNKPGKLSEEEFIAVREHANIGYNLLKNSNRSILKAAAVIAKEHHERWDGKGYPEGLSGDDIHIYGRIVSVADVFDALATDRPYKKAWNAEKILAHFRKERGCQFDPNLIDVFLANMDGFLQIKEQYED; translated from the coding sequence ATGTCTCATGGCCGATTGAAGAGGGAGCTCCATTCTGAAGAGCTTCTCGAGATTATCTTTGATTATGCGTCTCGAATCACGATTGAGAACAATCCGGATCGACTTCTGATGCTTATGGCAGATATGGGAAGGGATATGACCGTTGCTGACAGATGTACACTCTGGCTATACGATGAAAAAACAGATGAATTATTGGCAAGAATTCCTCATGGTATGGAGAAAATTCGTGTTCCTGCCACGAGCGGACTTGTAGGCTACGTCTATCAAACAGCAAACTCACTCGTAATCGATGATGCTTATGAGGACAAGCGGTTTTGTGCAGAGTTGGATGTGAAGACAGGCTACCGAACGAAATCTGTCATGATGATTCCTCTGATGAATAAGCTAAATCAAAGGCTTGGAGTCTATCAGGTTATCAACAAATTAACCGCTGATGAAGTATTTACAGCTCAGGACGTAAAGTATTTGAGACTTGCAGCTTCTTATACAGCTCAAGCGCTCGAAGCTGTGTTAACGAACATTGAGATGGAAGAGGCTCAACGAGAGATCATTTTCAAAATGGGGGAAATTGGGGAAGTTCGTTCAAAGGAAACAGGAGCTCACGTTAAGCGAGTAGCGGAGTATGCAAAGTTTCTAGCGATGAAATGCGGATTGAGTGAAGAAGAAGCTGATCTCATTAAAGTAGCTTCACCGATGCATGACATCGGGAAGGTAGCCATTGCCGATGCGATTTTAAATAAGCCTGGTAAACTATCAGAAGAGGAGTTCATTGCAGTAAGGGAACATGCTAATATCGGCTATAACCTTTTGAAAAATTCTAATCGCAGTATACTAAAGGCAGCGGCCGTTATTGCCAAGGAGCACCATGAGCGTTGGGACGGCAAAGGTTATCCAGAGGGGCTAAGTGGCGACGACATCCACATCTATGGACGGATTGTTTCTGTTGCTGATGTTTTTGATGCGCTCGCTACGGATCGTCCTTATAAAAAGGCGTGGAACGCAGAAAAAATCCTCGCTCATTTTAGAAAGGAGCGAGGATGTCAGTTTGATCCTAATCTTATTGACGTTTTTTTAGCAAATATGGACGGTTTTCTCCAGATCAAAGAGCAATACGAAGATTAA
- a CDS encoding ATP-grasp domain-containing protein — MSAKIYIIHENEEWTKPLKHELEQFNVPYEDWFLSEGNFDLSDVPPDGVFYNRMSASSHTRDHRYAPEYTAAVLSWLESHGRRVLNDSRALALEVSKVAQYSALRKHGVVTPKTIAAVGKDHLVNAADEFSEPFITKHNRAGKGLGVQLFNNQETLKGYVMSDAFEDSIDGITLLQQYIQAPDASITRCEFVGGKFLYAVRVDTSEGFELCPADACQVGDSFCPTTEEPAPKFEIIENFDHPVLANYEAFLKANGIAFAGIECIQNERGDLFTYDVNTNTNYNADAEKKAGISGMKAIAETLAQELSNLHSLQK; from the coding sequence ATGAGCGCAAAAATATATATCATTCATGAGAACGAGGAATGGACAAAACCCCTTAAGCATGAACTTGAACAGTTTAACGTCCCATATGAAGATTGGTTTCTGAGCGAAGGGAATTTTGACTTAAGTGACGTACCACCAGATGGTGTTTTCTATAATCGGATGAGTGCTTCCTCCCACACTCGTGATCATCGCTATGCACCCGAATATACTGCAGCAGTACTATCATGGCTTGAGAGTCATGGGCGGAGAGTATTAAACGATAGCCGCGCACTAGCCCTTGAAGTCAGTAAAGTTGCCCAATACTCAGCCCTTAGAAAACATGGGGTCGTTACACCAAAAACGATTGCCGCTGTCGGAAAGGATCATCTTGTGAACGCAGCTGATGAATTTTCTGAGCCATTTATTACGAAGCATAACCGAGCTGGAAAAGGACTCGGCGTTCAGCTTTTTAACAATCAAGAGACGTTGAAGGGCTATGTGATGAGTGATGCGTTTGAAGATTCGATTGATGGGATCACATTGCTTCAGCAGTACATTCAGGCTCCTGACGCTTCGATTACTCGCTGTGAGTTCGTCGGCGGGAAATTCCTCTATGCCGTTCGTGTCGATACGTCTGAAGGTTTTGAGTTATGTCCAGCTGATGCTTGTCAGGTTGGGGATTCTTTTTGTCCGACAACAGAAGAACCCGCTCCTAAATTTGAAATCATTGAAAACTTCGATCATCCTGTTTTAGCCAATTATGAAGCATTCTTAAAAGCCAACGGCATCGCCTTTGCAGGAATTGAATGCATTCAAAATGAGCGTGGCGATTTGTTTACTTATGATGTGAATACAAATACGAACTACAATGCCGATGCAGAGAAAAAAGCAGGTATTTCTGGGATGAAAGCCATCGCTGAAACGCTCGCACAGGAACTTTCTAACCTTCATTCTCTACAAAAATAA
- a CDS encoding aminopeptidase: MATFQENLQKYADLAVKVGVNIQQGQTLVVNAPLTSAEFVRNIAESAYEAGAKNVHVEWNDETLTRIKFDKAPDEAFKEFPTWKAKGFEEMAENGAAFLSITSSNPDLLKGVDPERISNASKTAGKAMEGYRNYMMSDHNSWSVVAVPSKGWAQKVFPDAPEEEQEEKLWEAIFQATRVSTGDPVQAWKEHSANLEQKVDYLNNKHYSKLHYRAPGTDLTIELPKAHQWVGGISENVKGDHFVANMPTEEVFTIPNKTGVNGVVSSTKPLSYGGTVIEDFTLTFEEGRIVKAEAKNGNETLQHLIETDEGAHYLGEVALVPHDSPISNAEIIFFNTLFDENASNHLAIGNAYSFCLEGGKTMSKEELKAAGANESVTHVDFMIGSKEMDIDGIKEDGTSEPVFRKGNWAI; encoded by the coding sequence ATGGCTACGTTTCAAGAGAATCTACAGAAATACGCAGATTTAGCGGTTAAAGTAGGTGTAAATATTCAACAAGGACAAACTCTTGTTGTAAACGCTCCTCTGACATCAGCCGAATTTGTTCGGAACATTGCTGAAAGCGCTTATGAAGCTGGAGCTAAAAATGTCCACGTTGAATGGAACGATGAAACCTTAACTCGTATTAAGTTTGACAAAGCACCTGACGAAGCATTCAAGGAATTTCCGACCTGGAAAGCGAAAGGGTTTGAAGAGATGGCAGAGAATGGAGCGGCTTTTCTCTCAATCACCTCTTCTAATCCAGACCTTTTAAAAGGTGTAGACCCTGAACGCATTTCGAATGCAAGCAAGACAGCAGGCAAAGCGATGGAAGGGTACCGCAACTATATGATGTCTGATCATAATAGCTGGTCAGTTGTTGCCGTTCCTTCTAAAGGATGGGCTCAGAAAGTGTTCCCTGACGCACCAGAGGAAGAACAGGAAGAAAAGTTATGGGAAGCCATTTTCCAGGCCACTCGTGTTTCAACTGGCGATCCGGTTCAGGCATGGAAAGAGCACAGTGCTAACCTTGAACAAAAGGTAGATTATCTAAACAATAAGCATTACAGCAAACTTCACTATCGTGCGCCGGGAACAGACCTCACTATTGAACTTCCAAAGGCTCATCAGTGGGTTGGCGGAATCAGCGAGAATGTGAAAGGCGATCATTTTGTTGCGAACATGCCAACAGAAGAAGTGTTTACAATTCCGAATAAAACTGGTGTGAACGGCGTTGTTTCCTCAACAAAGCCCCTTAGCTACGGCGGAACAGTCATTGAGGACTTCACGCTTACATTTGAAGAAGGACGCATTGTAAAAGCAGAAGCGAAGAACGGCAATGAAACACTTCAGCATCTAATTGAAACGGATGAAGGTGCACACTATCTCGGTGAAGTTGCGCTCGTTCCTCATGATTCACCGATCTCGAATGCAGAAATCATTTTCTTCAACACGCTCTTCGATGAAAATGCTTCGAATCACCTTGCGATTGGGAATGCTTATTCCTTCTGTCTTGAAGGTGGAAAAACCATGTCGAAAGAAGAGCTTAAAGCGGCAGGAGCTAACGAAAGTGTAACGCACGTCGACTTTATGATCGGGTCAAAAGAAATGGATATTGACGGAATCAAAGAAGACGGGACAAGTGAACCAGTGTTCCGCAAAGGAAACTGGGCAATTTAG
- the msrB gene encoding peptide-methionine (R)-S-oxide reductase MsrB — MSTNYELATFAGGCFWCMVEPFEEMPGIQSIVSGYTGGEKPYPTYEEVISKTTGHVEAVQITFDPNVFPYTKLLDLFWRQIDPTDAGGQFFDRGDTYITAVYYHNEEQEKLAEESRKELEESGRFSKPIVTKILPAKPFYPAEDYHQDYHKKNPAHYNRYKKGSGRADFIEKNWAYKKNDDELRSRLTDIQYEVTQKNGTERPFQNEYYDNAKPGIYVDIVSGEPLFSSTDQYDAGCGWPSFTQPINNHFVKEKKDFSHFMIRTEVRSKEADSHLGHVFNDGPLENGLRYCINSAAMKFVPKESLEEEGYGEYRVLFE, encoded by the coding sequence ATGAGTACGAATTATGAGCTTGCAACATTTGCTGGAGGCTGTTTCTGGTGTATGGTTGAGCCATTTGAAGAAATGCCGGGCATTCAAAGCATCGTATCTGGCTATACAGGCGGAGAGAAGCCTTATCCAACATACGAAGAAGTCATTTCGAAAACTACCGGTCATGTTGAGGCCGTTCAAATTACCTTTGATCCTAACGTCTTTCCATACACTAAACTACTTGATCTATTTTGGCGTCAAATTGACCCAACAGATGCAGGAGGACAGTTCTTTGACCGCGGTGACACGTACATTACAGCGGTTTATTATCATAATGAAGAGCAAGAGAAACTGGCTGAAGAGTCTCGTAAGGAGCTAGAAGAAAGCGGACGCTTCTCAAAACCGATCGTGACAAAAATCCTCCCAGCCAAGCCATTTTACCCGGCTGAAGATTATCATCAGGATTACCATAAGAAAAATCCTGCCCACTACAATCGCTACAAAAAAGGATCAGGTCGCGCTGATTTCATAGAGAAAAACTGGGCATATAAGAAAAACGATGACGAACTTCGCAGTCGTTTAACAGATATTCAATACGAAGTGACACAAAAAAATGGAACAGAGCGTCCGTTCCAGAATGAGTATTACGATAATGCCAAACCAGGTATCTATGTTGACATTGTTTCTGGTGAACCATTGTTTAGCTCAACGGATCAATATGATGCTGGCTGTGGCTGGCCAAGTTTTACGCAGCCGATCAACAATCATTTTGTGAAAGAAAAGAAGGATTTCAGTCACTTTATGATTCGAACGGAGGTGCGAAGCAAGGAAGCTGATTCTCATCTCGGTCACGTATTTAATGATGGTCCTTTAGAGAATGGTCTTCGCTATTGCATTAATTCAGCAGCAATGAAATTCGTTCCAAAAGAAAGTCTTGAAGAAGAAGGGTACGGCGAATACCGAGTTCTATTTGAATGA
- a CDS encoding NAD(P)/FAD-dependent oxidoreductase, which translates to MRKVDVAIVGGGIAGIFAARKLTEDGINVLVLDKSKSVGGRLATRRIGDGRADHGAQFFTVRTDQFQQFVDEWEQNQWISRWFGDKHARYKATNGMNQLVKNLASGVPHQLNSKVERIERVQASLVLLTPPAPQTLQLLEVSDVQVSDQSLQSLNQITFDPAVVGLLTLKKEDETRLLPEGHKDSGLPDGIERMVDNRVKGISDERIITVYATPDFSKSFYHYEDEAVLADMLKKIEHLLPLESLVSQQLKRWRYAQAVYVHDHPFLNVSDKEAVFVAGDAFLHENDQTGRTRIESAVLSGLAVAEEIKQLMKRKTST; encoded by the coding sequence ATGAGAAAAGTTGATGTTGCGATTGTAGGCGGCGGTATTGCTGGAATTTTTGCAGCAAGGAAATTAACCGAAGACGGGATTAATGTATTAGTACTTGATAAAAGCAAAAGTGTCGGTGGCCGGCTCGCAACGAGAAGAATAGGAGATGGTCGAGCTGATCATGGGGCACAATTTTTCACCGTTCGAACAGATCAGTTCCAGCAATTTGTCGATGAATGGGAACAGAACCAATGGATATCAAGGTGGTTTGGAGACAAACATGCAAGATACAAAGCGACAAACGGTATGAATCAATTAGTAAAGAACCTTGCTAGTGGAGTACCGCATCAATTAAATAGTAAAGTTGAGCGAATTGAGCGAGTCCAGGCAAGCCTTGTACTACTTACTCCACCAGCTCCCCAGACGCTTCAGCTTCTTGAAGTGAGTGACGTTCAAGTATCGGATCAATCGCTTCAGTCGCTCAACCAAATAACATTCGATCCTGCGGTAGTTGGCCTTCTGACTTTAAAAAAAGAAGACGAAACCAGGCTACTTCCTGAAGGGCATAAGGATTCAGGTTTGCCTGATGGCATCGAGCGTATGGTTGATAATCGTGTAAAAGGTATTTCGGATGAACGTATTATAACGGTCTATGCAACTCCTGATTTCTCAAAGAGTTTTTATCACTATGAGGATGAAGCTGTTTTGGCTGATATGCTGAAAAAGATAGAGCACTTGCTTCCCCTTGAGTCGTTGGTGTCTCAACAATTAAAAAGATGGCGTTATGCTCAAGCAGTGTACGTTCATGATCATCCGTTTCTAAACGTTTCTGATAAAGAGGCTGTCTTTGTAGCAGGGGATGCATTCTTACATGAAAATGATCAAACCGGACGAACGCGAATCGAAAGTGCTGTATTATCAGGATTAGCTGTAGCAGAAGAAATAAAGCAGTTGATGAAAAGGAAGACTTCCACGTGA